A region of Poecile atricapillus isolate bPoeAtr1 chromosome 24, bPoeAtr1.hap1, whole genome shotgun sequence DNA encodes the following proteins:
- the ZMPSTE24 gene encoding CAAX prenyl protease 1 homolog isoform X2, which yields MDSETFEKSRLYQLDKSTFSFWSGLYSEVEGTMILLCGGIPFLWKLSGQISGRAGFGPEYEIVQSLVFLLLATLFSAVTGLPWSLYNTFVIEEKHGFNQQTLGFFFKDAIKKFVVTQCILLPVTSLLLYIIKIGGDYFFIYAWLFTLVVSLVLVTIYADYIAPLFDKFIPLPEGELKQQIETMAKSIDFPLTKVYVVEGSKRSSHSNAYFYGFFKNKRIVLFDTLLEDYSALNKEPAEGEDGENEETKSKTKNKKQGCKNEEVLAVLGHELGHWKLGHTVKNIIISQMNSFLCFFLFAVLIGQKELFAAFGFYDTQPTLIGLMIIFQFIFSPYNEVLSFCLTVLSRRFEFQADAFAKELGKAKDLYSALIKLNKDNLGFPVSDWIFSMWHYSHPPLLERLQALKDAKQE from the exons ATGGACTcagaaacatttgaaaaatctCGTCTCTATCAGCTGGACAAAAGTACTTTCAGCTTTTGGTCAGGCCTCTATTCAGAGGTTGAGGGCACT atgATTCTCCTCTGTGGAGGAATTCCTTTTCTGTGGAAACTGTCTGGTCAGATCTCTGGCCGTGCTGGGTTTGGACCAGAATATGAG atTGTTCAGTCATTGGTATTTCTGCTGCTTGCAACACTCTTCAGTGCAGTGACTGGTCTCCCATGGAGTTTATATAATACATTTGTCATAGAAGAGAAACATGGCTTCAATCAACAG acgctggggtttttttttaaggatgcTATCAAGAAGTTTGTTGTGACTCAGTGTATTCTGTTGCCAGTGACATCCCTTCTGCTTTACATTATTAAAATAGGGGGAGACTACTTTTTTATCTATGCCTGGCTCTTCACGTTAGTTGTTTCCTTG GTGCTTGTTACAATCTATGCAGACTATATTGCACCTTTGTTTGATAAATTCATTCCGCTTCCGGAGGGAGAGCTCAAGCAGCAAATTGAAACAATGGCAAAGAGCATTGACTTCCCATTGACTAAGGTGTATGTTGTTGAAG GTTCTAAGCGTTCTTCCCATAGCAATGCTTATTTCTATGGATTCTTCAAGAATAAGCGGATAGTACTCTTCGACACGCTCCTGGAAGACTATTCTGCTTTGAACAAAGAACCAGCAGAAGGAGAAGATGGTGAGAATGAAGAAACAAAGTCTAAAACCAAA AATAAGAAACAAGGATGTAAAAATGAAGAAGTTCTGGCTGTACTCGGTCATGAATTGGGTCACTGGAAACTAGGTCATACTGTCAAAAATATAATCATCAGCCAG atgAATTCCTTCCTTTGCTTCTTCTTGTTTGCTGTGCTAATTGGTCAAAAAGAACTCTTTGCTGCATTTGGTTTCTATGACACCCAGCCTACCCTGATAGGCTTGATGATTATTTTCCAGTTCATTTTTTCACCTTACAATGAG GTTCTCTCATTTTGTTTGACTGTATTAAGCCGACGATTTGAGTTTCAAGCAGATGCATTTGCCAAGGAACTTGGGAAGGCTAAAGACCTATATTCTGCTTTGATCAAGCTAAACAAAGATAATTTAGGATTCCCTGTTTCTGACTGGATCTTTTCAATGTGGCATTACTCCCACCCACCCCTTTTAGAAAGACTTCAGGCCTTGAAAGATGCAAAGCAAGAGTGA
- the ZMPSTE24 gene encoding CAAX prenyl protease 1 homolog isoform X1 — protein MALSGDLWAELPAERRIFCSVLLFSWAVYLWEAFLAHRQRRVYRTTTHVPQELGQIMDSETFEKSRLYQLDKSTFSFWSGLYSEVEGTMILLCGGIPFLWKLSGQISGRAGFGPEYEIVQSLVFLLLATLFSAVTGLPWSLYNTFVIEEKHGFNQQTLGFFFKDAIKKFVVTQCILLPVTSLLLYIIKIGGDYFFIYAWLFTLVVSLVLVTIYADYIAPLFDKFIPLPEGELKQQIETMAKSIDFPLTKVYVVEGSKRSSHSNAYFYGFFKNKRIVLFDTLLEDYSALNKEPAEGEDGENEETKSKTKNKKQGCKNEEVLAVLGHELGHWKLGHTVKNIIISQMNSFLCFFLFAVLIGQKELFAAFGFYDTQPTLIGLMIIFQFIFSPYNEVLSFCLTVLSRRFEFQADAFAKELGKAKDLYSALIKLNKDNLGFPVSDWIFSMWHYSHPPLLERLQALKDAKQE, from the exons ATGGCGCTGTCCGGCGAcctgtgggcagagctgccGGCTGAGCGCCGCATCTTCTGCTCCGTCCTGCTCTTCTCGTGGGCCGTCTACCTCTGGGAGGCTTTTCTGGCGCACCGGCAG AGGCGGGTGTATAGAACAACAACACATGTACCACAGGAACTGGGACAGATCATGGACTcagaaacatttgaaaaatctCGTCTCTATCAGCTGGACAAAAGTACTTTCAGCTTTTGGTCAGGCCTCTATTCAGAGGTTGAGGGCACT atgATTCTCCTCTGTGGAGGAATTCCTTTTCTGTGGAAACTGTCTGGTCAGATCTCTGGCCGTGCTGGGTTTGGACCAGAATATGAG atTGTTCAGTCATTGGTATTTCTGCTGCTTGCAACACTCTTCAGTGCAGTGACTGGTCTCCCATGGAGTTTATATAATACATTTGTCATAGAAGAGAAACATGGCTTCAATCAACAG acgctggggtttttttttaaggatgcTATCAAGAAGTTTGTTGTGACTCAGTGTATTCTGTTGCCAGTGACATCCCTTCTGCTTTACATTATTAAAATAGGGGGAGACTACTTTTTTATCTATGCCTGGCTCTTCACGTTAGTTGTTTCCTTG GTGCTTGTTACAATCTATGCAGACTATATTGCACCTTTGTTTGATAAATTCATTCCGCTTCCGGAGGGAGAGCTCAAGCAGCAAATTGAAACAATGGCAAAGAGCATTGACTTCCCATTGACTAAGGTGTATGTTGTTGAAG GTTCTAAGCGTTCTTCCCATAGCAATGCTTATTTCTATGGATTCTTCAAGAATAAGCGGATAGTACTCTTCGACACGCTCCTGGAAGACTATTCTGCTTTGAACAAAGAACCAGCAGAAGGAGAAGATGGTGAGAATGAAGAAACAAAGTCTAAAACCAAA AATAAGAAACAAGGATGTAAAAATGAAGAAGTTCTGGCTGTACTCGGTCATGAATTGGGTCACTGGAAACTAGGTCATACTGTCAAAAATATAATCATCAGCCAG atgAATTCCTTCCTTTGCTTCTTCTTGTTTGCTGTGCTAATTGGTCAAAAAGAACTCTTTGCTGCATTTGGTTTCTATGACACCCAGCCTACCCTGATAGGCTTGATGATTATTTTCCAGTTCATTTTTTCACCTTACAATGAG GTTCTCTCATTTTGTTTGACTGTATTAAGCCGACGATTTGAGTTTCAAGCAGATGCATTTGCCAAGGAACTTGGGAAGGCTAAAGACCTATATTCTGCTTTGATCAAGCTAAACAAAGATAATTTAGGATTCCCTGTTTCTGACTGGATCTTTTCAATGTGGCATTACTCCCACCCACCCCTTTTAGAAAGACTTCAGGCCTTGAAAGATGCAAAGCAAGAGTGA